GTATAATTTACTTGGTCAATATCAATCAGACATTCTTATTTCTTTATTCTGGGGATTATTAGTTGGTTTAATTGGTGCAGTGTTTATTGCAAATCATATAAAGAAACAAACATTAAACTTAGAGCCTTACCAAATAGCTCGAATTGTACAAGAGCGTTCAGCCATTATGCAAGCAATGGATGTTGGTATTTTGGCAACTGACGCTGAAGGAAATATAACCTTTATTAATCAGTTAGCTAGACAGTACACTCATTACTTTAGAAAAAAAGGGACACTTCAAGAGCTATTTCATAATACATGGTTAGCTGAAGAAAAAATTGAGCGACTAGAAAGCTATAGACCTCTTCTACTATTCGACCAAATGTACCTAGTACGTACCTATCCGATTCGAATACAGGATAAAAATGCGGGGCATTTGATCATGATTACTGATAGAAAAGAAGCCCACACTATGGCTGAAGAATTAACTGGTATTAAAGCGCTCGTAGATACATTAAGAGCACAGCACCATGAATTCTTAAATCGTTTGCATAGTATAGCTGGTCTAATACAACTTAAACGAAACGAAGATGCACTTAGTTTAATTATCGATGAAATTACAGATGAAGAGGATGTTATTCAAAAGTTACGTGATAAAATTCTCGATTATTCTATACAAGGTCTTCTTCTTGGCAAACATTCAAGAGCAAAGGAACTCGGAGTCCATTTAACTTTAGATGAGGATTCATTTTTATTAGATTTTATGACCGGTTTTTCAAGTGGAGATTTAGTTACGATTATCGGAAACCTTGTCGATAATGCAATGGAAGCTTGTCTTTCAAAAGAAATACGAGACGTTAATATATTAATTCAGGGGGATAAACATTTCCTATATATCGAAGTCCAAGATAGTGGCATAGGTATTGAGGGAAATCCAGAAAAGATATTTGAGTATGGTTTTTCAACTAAAACTAGGGATGGCCATGGAATTGGTTTAGCATTAGTAAAACAAATTATTGAATCCAACAAAGGGACAATTCATATAACGTCTGAAGTAAATATCGGCACGACGATTATAGTAAAAGCTGGGGTGATGGAATGACAAATATTTCAGTATTTATCGTAGAAGATGATCCAATGGTATTAGAGGTAAACAAAAATTTTTTAGATAAAATGACTGGTTTTACATTAATCGGGGAGGCGCAAACTTGTGAGGATGCATATAAACAAATTACGAAGAAAAAACCAAATCTCGTTCTTTTAGATATGTATTTACCCGACAAACCAGGAATAGATTTGTTACAAAGATTAAGAAATGATCGTATCCCTTGTGATATCATCATGATTACAGCAGCACGTGATACAAAAACTGTTCAAGATGTAATACGTATGGGGGCATTTGATTATTTAATCAAACCTTTTCGTTTTGAAAGATTTCAAAAGGCATTACAAAATTTCTATACGACAGTAAAAAAAATAAGTACATCCTCAAATGTAAAGCAAGAGGATTTAGATGATTGGTTTGGGCATACTCAAGAATCCATTCTTTCATTACCAAAAGGATTAAATGATATAACGATGAAACAAATTGTTGATGGATTGATTGAAACGAACGGACCCATTACTTCTGAACAGCTAGCACAAAATGTCGGAATGGCTCGAGTAACTGTTCGAAAATATTTAGACTTTTTAGCGAATAAAGGAAAAGTTCATATTGATTTAAAATATGGTACAGTTGGACGTCCAACAAAATATTACTCATTTAAATAATGTCAAAAAAGCTTATAAATCAAGGTTTATAAGCTTTTTATTTTTGTTTTATAACAGCGCGATATCGATTTTATTGTTATATACCACAAAGAACAAAATGTTCATTAAGGTCATAATATTGTTCATTTTGGTTTTTTTATTATGATAGATTTAATCGCATTTCTAGTAAATTGTGAGGAGCGGATTAGTATGAAGCGAGTATTTGGGATTTCCACATTTTGTATAATTATGATAATTCCCTTTATCATTCTTGCTTCATCGCAATCAAAGGATTATCCATACGATTATGAGCAGTTAAGCCAAGAAGAACGTCTCGTCATTCACTTCTCACACGTAGTTGGTGAAGATACACCAAAAGGAATGGCTGCAAGAAAATTTGCCGACCTTTTAAAAGAGCGAAGTAAAGGTTATATCGAAGTTCAGGTGTTTTCAAACGGAACTCTATATAAAGATGGCGAGGAAATGAATGCGCTTTCTCGTGGGGATATTCAATTAATTGCACCCGCAATATCAAAATTAACAGATTATGTTCCTGAAATATCCGTTTTTGACCTCCCCTATGCCTTTCATTCTTTAGAAGAAGTACATGAATATGCAGAAAGCGCAGCGGGTAGAAGATTAAAGGAAAAGCTAAAGGAGCACAATCTATACGCGATTGGTTTATGGGATAGCGGTTTTAAACAGTTAAGTAATCGCCTCCATCCTATCGATGAATTAAATGACTTAACAAATCTTAGGATGCGAATTATGCCAAGTGATATTTTAGCACAGCAATTTTCTATAATCGGTGCCCATCCAAGAGAATATGATTTTAACGCTGTTTACCATGAACTTCAGATTGGTTCAGTTGACGGGCAAGAAAACACATTAACGAACATCACTAGTAAAAACTTATATTCTTTACAAGATTATTTAACTATTAGTAATCATGGATATTTAGGTTATTTTGTTCTATTTAACTTAGATTTTTGGAATAGTTTAGACGCAGATGTTCAACAACTAATAACTGAAACGTTCATAGAAGTTCAACATTGGGAATGGGATCTAACGGAGCAACTTAACAATCAGACATTAAAAGATATTGAAAATTGCGATTGTATTGAAATTCACTACTTAAGTGATGAGGATGTTGAGGAATGGGAAGAACAATTTCAGCCTGTATATGACTACTATGAAAGCAAATACAGTGAAGAATTTATAAAAGCACTCCCTAAATTCCAATCAGATTCATAAAATTCGGTTATAAAGAGAGATTCTCTCTTTTAACAATATATTTCAATCTTTAAGGGGGACAAGACAAATGAAAAAATGGTTATTACTTACGATTATTAGTGCATTTGCGCTAGTATTGGCAGCCTGTGGAGGAGGCGGTGGTAACGAAGCTACTTCTAGCGAAGAGTACACTGCTGAAAATCCATTAATTATTAAATTTTCACACGTTACTGCAATCGATAGTGTAAAAGGTAAAGCAGCTGATTATTTCGCGCAATTAGTTGATGAAAAAACTGAAGGAAAAGTAAAAGTAGAAGTATATCCTTCTTCACAATTATACGGAGACGCTGACGAACTTGACGCTTTAATGTCAGGGAACGTACATATGATCGCTCCATCTGTAACAAAAATGGTTAAACTTGACCCACGTTGGCAATATGTAGACATGCCTTTCCTATTTGAAGATGAAGAGCATGTTCAAGCATTCTTCGACTCTGAAGTAGCACAAAGTTTATTTAATGCAGACGCTTTAGCTGCAAACGATATTATGGGTAAAGCTTTCTGGCCAAACGGCTTTAAAAACTTCTCTTCTAATAAGAACCAATTAGTAAAACCTGAAGATTTCGCTGGTCAAAAATTCCGTGCACAAGCTGGTAAAGTACTAGAGGCACAATTCCAAGCTTTAAACGCTGGTTCAGCAACAATTTCATTTGGTGAAACTTATGCAGCTCTACAACAAGGTACAGTTGATGGTACAGAAAATCCACATAACAACTTCGATACAATGAAATTCTACGAAGTTCAAAAATACTATACTGTATCAGAACATGGCCGTCTTGACTATGCAATCTTTGTTAACAAATCTTTCTGGGAATCAATTCCTGAAGATTTAAGAACTTTAGTTGATGAAGCTCTTAATGAGGCTACTACTTATGCTCAAGAGTTAGCTGCAGAAGAAAATGCTAAATCATTAGAGAAAATCAAATCATTAGGTACAGTTGAAGTTTATGAAATGTCTCAAGAAGAACGTGATGTATTAAAAGAAGCAATGCAACCTGTTTATGATGAATTCTCTGAAGTTATTACTCAAGAATTAATCGATGGTATTAATGCACTGAAATAATAATGAATGAATTTGAGTGCCACTTGTTGGCACTCCCTTCTTCTTTTTTAATAACCCTTAAAGGAGTGAAAATATGAAACTATTAATGAAAGCATGGACATTCCTAGAAGAAATATTAGCCGGTGTGTTCTTTTCATTTGGTGTATTGTTAATTTTTTATGGCGTAGTGATGCGTTATGTTATGAATGATCCTCAAGCATGGATAGAAGAAATTGCTCGTTATTCAATCATTTGGGGCGTATTTCTAGGCTTTGGTCTAGCACTGAAACATAATCAACATATTCAAGTAGATATTTTATACGATAAATTGAATAACACTTGGAAGTTTATTTTAAATATAGTTGCTACTGGTTTAAGTATTCTATTCTGTCTAATTTATACATACTACGGACTGGTACTAGTAGAAAGTAGATATTCTTCTGGAATGGTTTCACTGGATGTTGGTATTCCTATGTGGATTGTTTATCTAATCTTACCTCTTTCAGGTGTGCTATTCTTACTTCGCTTTATCGAAAGATTAGTGAACATTCTGCGTAGAAAGGATGAAGAATATGCTAACCCTCTTAATTAGTTTCTTTGTATTACTATTTTTACGTGTTCCAGTTGCTATCAGTTTAGCATTATCTACTATTTTTGTATTAATGCAATCTAATTTCAACATGAACATGATGCCACAAAGAATATTCACTGCACTTGATTCATTCCCTATGATGGCGATTCCTGGATTCGTTCTTGCTGGGGTTATCATGGCACGTGGTGGTATTTCTAAATATTTAATTGAAGCATTAAAATCTTGGGTTGGACACCTTCCTGGTGGAC
Above is a genomic segment from Lysinibacillus sp. PLM2 containing:
- a CDS encoding histidine kinase, producing the protein MMIHNISGAFEKEFGARAIAIARTVAQMTDVQDTVGTNEGFEVIQPIAERIRLATDVDYIVIFDMDGVRYSHPSESKIGTIFEEAESSEALSQHEYISKAIGVQGYSIRAFVPIMNSNATKQVGVINVGIISPKWYNLLGQYQSDILISLFWGLLVGLIGAVFIANHIKKQTLNLEPYQIARIVQERSAIMQAMDVGILATDAEGNITFINQLARQYTHYFRKKGTLQELFHNTWLAEEKIERLESYRPLLLFDQMYLVRTYPIRIQDKNAGHLIMITDRKEAHTMAEELTGIKALVDTLRAQHHEFLNRLHSIAGLIQLKRNEDALSLIIDEITDEEDVIQKLRDKILDYSIQGLLLGKHSRAKELGVHLTLDEDSFLLDFMTGFSSGDLVTIIGNLVDNAMEACLSKEIRDVNILIQGDKHFLYIEVQDSGIGIEGNPEKIFEYGFSTKTRDGHGIGLALVKQIIESNKGTIHITSEVNIGTTIIVKAGVME
- a CDS encoding response regulator, yielding MTNISVFIVEDDPMVLEVNKNFLDKMTGFTLIGEAQTCEDAYKQITKKKPNLVLLDMYLPDKPGIDLLQRLRNDRIPCDIIMITAARDTKTVQDVIRMGAFDYLIKPFRFERFQKALQNFYTTVKKISTSSNVKQEDLDDWFGHTQESILSLPKGLNDITMKQIVDGLIETNGPITSEQLAQNVGMARVTVRKYLDFLANKGKVHIDLKYGTVGRPTKYYSFK
- a CDS encoding C4-dicarboxylate ABC transporter, whose product is MKRVFGISTFCIIMIIPFIILASSQSKDYPYDYEQLSQEERLVIHFSHVVGEDTPKGMAARKFADLLKERSKGYIEVQVFSNGTLYKDGEEMNALSRGDIQLIAPAISKLTDYVPEISVFDLPYAFHSLEEVHEYAESAAGRRLKEKLKEHNLYAIGLWDSGFKQLSNRLHPIDELNDLTNLRMRIMPSDILAQQFSIIGAHPREYDFNAVYHELQIGSVDGQENTLTNITSKNLYSLQDYLTISNHGYLGYFVLFNLDFWNSLDADVQQLITETFIEVQHWEWDLTEQLNNQTLKDIENCDCIEIHYLSDEDVEEWEEQFQPVYDYYESKYSEEFIKALPKFQSDS
- a CDS encoding C4-dicarboxylate ABC transporter produces the protein MKKWLLLTIISAFALVLAACGGGGGNEATSSEEYTAENPLIIKFSHVTAIDSVKGKAADYFAQLVDEKTEGKVKVEVYPSSQLYGDADELDALMSGNVHMIAPSVTKMVKLDPRWQYVDMPFLFEDEEHVQAFFDSEVAQSLFNADALAANDIMGKAFWPNGFKNFSSNKNQLVKPEDFAGQKFRAQAGKVLEAQFQALNAGSATISFGETYAALQQGTVDGTENPHNNFDTMKFYEVQKYYTVSEHGRLDYAIFVNKSFWESIPEDLRTLVDEALNEATTYAQELAAEENAKSLEKIKSLGTVEVYEMSQEERDVLKEAMQPVYDEFSEVITQELIDGINALK
- a CDS encoding TRAP transporter permease, yielding MKLLMKAWTFLEEILAGVFFSFGVLLIFYGVVMRYVMNDPQAWIEEIARYSIIWGVFLGFGLALKHNQHIQVDILYDKLNNTWKFILNIVATGLSILFCLIYTYYGLVLVESRYSSGMVSLDVGIPMWIVYLILPLSGVLFLLRFIERLVNILRRKDEEYANPLN